One window of the Xiphophorus hellerii strain 12219 chromosome 15, Xiphophorus_hellerii-4.1, whole genome shotgun sequence genome contains the following:
- the trib2 gene encoding tribbles homolog 2 — MNIQRSNPINISRYGRSRHKSHDFEELSCLRTTESNQSFSPNLGSPSPPETPDSSHCISRIGDYLLLEPLEGDHVFRAAHLHSGDELICKVFDIGRYQESLAAYFALGQHEHINQILEILLGETRAYVFFDRSHGDMHSFVRTCKKLREDEAARLFYQIASAVAHCHDNGLVLRDLKLRKFVFKNEDRNLVKLESLEDSYILAGLDDSLSDKHGCPAYVSPEILNANGSYSGKAADVWSLGVMLYTILVGRYPFHDVEPGSLFSKIRRGHFNIPETLTPKAKCLIRSILRREPAERLTSREILEHPWFASSGVLGGFQAHGRGEREQEQMVPEVNMEEELELFS, encoded by the exons ATGAACATACAGAGGTCAAATCCAATCAACATTTCACGTTATGGGAGATCGCGACACAAATCGCACGATTTTGAAGAATTGTCTTGTCTAAGGACTACAGAGTCGAACCAGAGTTTCAGCCCGAACCTCGGCTCCCCCAGCCCGCCGGAGACCCCGGACTCCTCGCACTGCATCTCCCGCATCGGGGACTACCTTTTGTTGGAGCCGCTGGAGGGAGACCACGTTTTCAGAGCCGCCCACCTGCACAGCGGGGACGAGCTCATATGTAAG GTTTTCGACATTGGCCGGTACCAGGAGTCGCTGGCGGCCTACTTCGCCCTGGGCCAGCATGAGCACATCAACCAGATCCTGGAGATTTTGCTCGGCGAGACGCGAGCCTACGTGTTCTTTGACAGGAGCCACGGCGACATGCACTCCTTCGTCCGCACCTGCAAGAAGCTGCGGGAAGACGAGGCCGCCCGGCTCTTCTATCAGATAGCCTCGGCCGTGGCACATTGCCATGACAACGGACTGGTCCTCCGTGACCTCAAGCTGAGGAAGTTCGTCTTCAAGAACGAGGACAG AAACCTTGTTAAACTGGAGAGCCTCGAGGACTCTTACATCCTTGCTGGTCTTGACGATTCGCTGTCAGACAAACACGGCTGCCCGGCCTACGTCAGCCCGGAGATCCTCAACGCCAACGGCAGCTACTCGGGCAAGGCGGCCGACGTCTGGAGCCTGGGCGTCATGCTCTACACCATCCTCGTGGGGCGCTACCCTTTCCACGACGTCGAGCCGGGATCGCTGTTCAGCAAAATCCGCCGGGGCCACTTCAACATCCCAGAGACGCTGACGCCGAAGGCCAAGTGCCTGATCCGCTCCATACTGCGCCGGGAGCCGGCGGAGCGCCTCACCTCCCGGGAGATCCTGGAGCACCCATGGTTCGCCTCCTCCGGAGTGCTGGGGGGGTTCCAGGCGCACGGCAGAGGGGAGAGGGAGCAGGAGCAAATGGTGCCTGAGGTGAacatggaggaggagctggagcttTTTAGCTGA